A single window of Pseudarthrobacter psychrotolerans DNA harbors:
- a CDS encoding ABC transporter permease, with translation MKQARNGGYGGVPRWIYVLAAAGGLFVVLPLAAMVAKVNWAQFIPLVTSEASLQALGLSLRTSAASTVLCIVLGVPLALVLARGSFPGQRFLRSLVLLPLVLPPVVGGIALLYTFGRQGLLGRTLEVAGLQIAFSTTAVVLAQTFVALPFLVVSLEGALRTAGNRYEAVAATLGAGPTTVLRRVTLPLVLPGLASGAVLSFARSLGEFGATLTFAGSLQGVTRTLPLEIYLQRETDADAAVALSLVLVAVAVAVVALAYRSPRAAERAPAHSSERTTPAPAAGGAVL, from the coding sequence ATGAAACAGGCCAGGAACGGCGGGTACGGCGGTGTCCCGCGCTGGATTTACGTCCTTGCGGCTGCCGGCGGCCTATTCGTGGTGCTGCCGCTGGCGGCCATGGTGGCCAAGGTCAACTGGGCCCAGTTCATCCCGCTGGTCACATCGGAAGCGTCGCTGCAGGCCCTTGGGCTGAGCCTGCGCACGTCCGCGGCCAGCACCGTCCTGTGCATCGTGCTGGGCGTGCCGCTCGCCCTGGTCCTGGCCCGCGGCAGCTTCCCCGGCCAGCGCTTCCTCCGCTCACTGGTCCTGCTCCCGCTCGTGCTGCCGCCGGTGGTGGGCGGCATCGCCCTGCTCTATACCTTCGGGAGGCAAGGGCTGCTGGGCCGGACGCTGGAAGTGGCAGGCCTGCAGATCGCTTTTTCGACGACGGCGGTAGTGCTGGCCCAGACGTTTGTGGCCCTGCCGTTCCTGGTGGTCAGCCTCGAAGGCGCTTTGCGGACGGCCGGGAACCGGTACGAAGCGGTGGCCGCGACGCTCGGCGCCGGCCCCACCACGGTGCTCCGCAGGGTCACCCTCCCGCTCGTGCTGCCGGGACTCGCGTCCGGCGCCGTGCTGTCCTTCGCGCGCAGCCTGGGCGAATTCGGTGCCACCCTCACCTTCGCCGGCAGCCTCCAGGGGGTGACCCGGACCCTGCCGCTGGAAATCTACCTGCAGCGGGAAACGGACGCGGACGCCGCCGTCGCGCTTTCCCTGGTCCTCGTGGCAGTGGCGGTTGCCGTGGTGGCACTCGCCTACCGCAGTCCGCGCGCCGCTGAACGGGCCCCCGCCCATAGCAGCGAACGCACGACGCCGGCGCCCGCCGCAGGAGGTGCGGTCCTGTGA
- the modA gene encoding molybdate ABC transporter substrate-binding protein, which produces MLGLAACAPASTTPPATQPASSQSPGATGQVSGTITVFAAASLKATFTRLASDFEAKNPGTKIVLSFAGSSDLVTQISQGAPADVFASADTKNMTKLADAKLLDGTAKNFATNVLEIAVPPSNPASILSFADLAKPGVKVVVCASQVPCGAAADTVEKAAGVTLAPVSEESSVTDVLGKVTSGEADAGLVYVTDVKGAGDKVKGIPFDESGKAVNTYPIATVGSSRNKELAAAFIAMVTGADGQKTLSAAGFGTP; this is translated from the coding sequence ATGCTGGGCCTGGCCGCGTGCGCTCCGGCGTCCACGACGCCTCCGGCCACGCAGCCTGCCAGCTCGCAGTCCCCGGGCGCCACCGGACAGGTGTCCGGGACCATCACGGTCTTCGCAGCCGCGTCGCTCAAAGCCACGTTCACCCGGCTGGCCAGCGACTTTGAGGCGAAGAACCCGGGAACCAAGATCGTGCTGAGCTTCGCCGGATCCTCGGACCTGGTCACCCAGATCAGCCAAGGCGCACCAGCCGATGTCTTCGCCTCCGCTGACACCAAGAACATGACCAAGCTCGCCGATGCCAAGCTCCTGGACGGGACCGCGAAGAACTTCGCCACCAACGTCCTGGAGATCGCCGTCCCGCCGTCCAATCCGGCGTCGATCCTGTCCTTCGCCGACCTGGCCAAACCCGGTGTCAAGGTGGTTGTCTGTGCCAGCCAGGTTCCGTGCGGTGCCGCCGCGGACACAGTGGAAAAGGCCGCGGGCGTGACCCTCGCCCCGGTCAGCGAGGAATCATCCGTGACGGATGTCCTGGGCAAGGTCACCTCGGGCGAGGCCGACGCCGGCCTGGTCTACGTCACCGACGTCAAAGGCGCCGGAGACAAGGTCAAGGGAATCCCGTTCGACGAATCCGGCAAGGCGGTCAACACCTATCCGATCGCCACAGTAGGCTCGAGCCGGAACAAGGAACTGGCGGCAGCCTTCATCGCCATGGTGACCGGAGCCGACGGGCAGAAAACCCTCAGCGCGGCTGGCTTCGGCACCCCGTAG
- a CDS encoding TOBE domain-containing protein, producing the protein MPTIRVSEAARFLGVSDDTVRRWTENGSLTPVKDDAGRLAVDGLELARHAQKLAQLPEDPHRSGSSARNRFVGLVTGITADKVMAQVELQCGPFRVVSLMSSEAVRDLGLELGSVATAVVKATTVIIETPHGKSII; encoded by the coding sequence ATGCCCACCATTCGCGTATCCGAAGCAGCACGGTTCCTCGGCGTCAGTGACGACACTGTCCGGCGCTGGACAGAGAACGGCAGCCTCACCCCGGTGAAGGACGACGCCGGCCGGCTGGCAGTCGACGGCCTGGAACTGGCCAGGCACGCCCAGAAGCTCGCGCAGCTTCCTGAGGACCCGCACCGTTCAGGGAGTTCGGCGCGCAACAGGTTCGTTGGCCTTGTCACGGGCATCACTGCGGACAAAGTCATGGCCCAGGTGGAACTGCAGTGCGGGCCGTTCCGGGTGGTGTCGCTGATGAGCAGCGAAGCCGTCCGCGACCTGGGCCTGGAACTCGGCTCCGTGGCTACCGCGGTGGTCAAAGCAACCACGGTCATCATCGAAACCCCGCACGGAAAGAGCATCATTTGA
- a CDS encoding FAD-binding oxidoreductase, which translates to MKWIRPDSPDYDPARKVFNASIDRRPAAIAQCSSDADVAEALRYGRAHSLAIAVRAGGHSVAGMSTNNDGLVIDVRPMKSINVDPESGVVTAGAGVTWGEFDHATQEHALAVTGGRASTTGVAGFTLGGGSGWLERSFGFACDSLVSVDLVTADGERVTASARENPELFWALHGGGGNFGVATSFTFQAHRLGPVVHAGMWLWPGEAASDVSPAFRDLALAAPDGVGLALLYLTAPPEPFVPEHLVGKMATIIAYLYAGEPEEGSEHARPFRELGPAVDLVADTPYADFQSSLDDPPDHYNYWSADYHNELPDAALALFVESARNLPDATSMQLIARWGGAVGGNAGRPRP; encoded by the coding sequence ATGAAGTGGATCAGGCCTGACAGCCCCGACTATGACCCGGCCCGGAAGGTCTTCAACGCCAGCATTGACCGGCGGCCGGCGGCGATTGCGCAGTGTTCAAGTGACGCGGACGTTGCCGAAGCCCTCCGCTATGGACGGGCACATTCCCTCGCCATTGCCGTCCGTGCCGGCGGCCACTCAGTGGCCGGAATGTCCACGAACAACGACGGCCTGGTGATCGATGTCCGGCCCATGAAATCGATCAACGTGGACCCCGAATCCGGCGTCGTCACCGCCGGGGCAGGCGTCACCTGGGGCGAGTTCGACCACGCCACCCAGGAGCACGCCCTGGCCGTCACCGGCGGACGGGCCTCCACCACCGGCGTCGCCGGATTCACCCTGGGCGGCGGATCCGGGTGGCTGGAGCGCTCCTTCGGGTTCGCGTGCGACAGCCTCGTCTCGGTGGACCTGGTGACGGCCGACGGCGAGCGCGTCACCGCGAGCGCCCGGGAAAACCCCGAACTCTTCTGGGCCCTCCATGGCGGCGGCGGCAATTTCGGCGTGGCGACGTCGTTCACGTTCCAGGCGCATCGGCTCGGTCCCGTGGTGCATGCCGGGATGTGGCTGTGGCCCGGGGAGGCGGCCTCGGATGTTTCCCCGGCGTTCCGGGACCTGGCCCTGGCAGCCCCTGATGGAGTGGGCCTGGCGCTGCTGTACCTGACGGCGCCGCCGGAGCCTTTTGTGCCGGAGCATCTGGTGGGAAAAATGGCGACCATCATCGCCTACCTCTACGCGGGTGAGCCCGAGGAAGGCTCCGAACACGCCAGGCCGTTCCGCGAGCTCGGTCCGGCAGTAGACCTCGTGGCCGACACCCCGTACGCCGATTTCCAGTCCTCCCTGGACGATCCGCCGGATCACTACAACTACTGGAGCGCGGACTATCACAACGAACTACCCGACGCGGCCCTGGCCTTGTTCGTGGAATCCGCCCGCAACCTCCCCGATGCCACATCCATGCAGCTCATCGCCCGCTGGGGCGGAGCCGTCGGCGGGAACGCGGGGCGGCCACGCCCCTGA
- a CDS encoding BBE domain-containing protein codes for MSHPYGISPTPEEGELAKAWVKDFRGKIAPYATGGVWLNFIGNEGQERIRAAFGNGNYARLARVKRDFDPQNIFQGNQNILPAGS; via the coding sequence GTGAGCCACCCCTACGGCATCTCGCCGACGCCCGAGGAAGGCGAGCTGGCCAAGGCGTGGGTGAAGGACTTCCGCGGCAAGATCGCGCCGTACGCCACGGGCGGGGTGTGGCTCAATTTCATCGGCAACGAAGGCCAGGAGCGCATCCGTGCCGCATTCGGCAACGGGAACTACGCGCGGCTGGCCAGGGTCAAGCGGGACTTCGATCCCCAGAACATCTTCCAGGGAAACCAGAACATCCTGCCGGCCGGCTCCTGA
- a CDS encoding DUF4031 domain-containing protein: MAIYLDPPLWPAHGTHFSHLISDASLAELHAFAAAAGIPDRAFDCDHYDVAERRFDDLVTAGAVPVEARILVRKLIASGLRIPARRRNKSLKVPLLNRWETIMPGHDALFLDLLDRWSEDHRRYHGCTHLLAVLEALDLLADPSDPPRTVLLAAWFHDAVYRGVAGQDEEESARLAEDRLTHAGLPAADVDEVARLVRLTSDHRPEPGDDDGALLCDADLSVLGGEPEPYARYVAAVREDYAHIGDADFAAGRAAVVRHLLELDPLFHSDRARELWLDAARRNLQGELA, encoded by the coding sequence ATGGCGATTTACCTGGATCCGCCGCTGTGGCCAGCCCACGGCACGCATTTTTCGCACCTCATCTCGGACGCCTCCCTGGCGGAGCTGCACGCCTTCGCCGCCGCGGCCGGCATCCCGGACCGGGCGTTCGACTGCGACCACTACGACGTCGCCGAGCGCCGGTTCGACGACCTGGTGACCGCGGGCGCCGTCCCGGTGGAGGCCCGGATCCTGGTCCGCAAGCTCATCGCCAGCGGGCTGCGCATCCCGGCCCGGCGGCGCAATAAGTCACTCAAGGTCCCGCTGCTGAACCGCTGGGAAACCATCATGCCCGGCCACGACGCCCTCTTCCTTGACCTGCTGGACCGCTGGAGCGAGGACCACCGCCGGTATCACGGCTGCACGCACCTGCTGGCAGTTTTGGAGGCTTTGGACCTGCTGGCCGACCCCTCCGATCCGCCGCGGACAGTGCTGCTCGCAGCCTGGTTCCACGATGCCGTGTACCGCGGTGTCGCAGGCCAGGACGAGGAGGAATCGGCCCGTCTCGCCGAAGATCGTCTCACGCACGCGGGGCTCCCGGCCGCCGATGTAGACGAGGTGGCCCGGCTGGTGCGGCTGACATCGGACCACCGCCCCGAGCCAGGGGACGACGACGGCGCCCTCCTCTGCGACGCGGACCTGTCAGTCCTCGGCGGCGAACCTGAGCCCTACGCCCGGTATGTGGCCGCCGTCCGGGAAGACTATGCGCACATCGGCGACGCCGACTTCGCAGCTGGCCGCGCCGCCGTCGTCCGTCACCTGCTGGAACTGGACCCGTTGTTCCACAGCGACCGCGCGCGGGAACTGTGGCTCGACGCCGCCCGCCGGAACCTTCAAGGCGAGCTCGCCTGA
- a CDS encoding plastocyanin/azurin family copper-binding protein — MKHLQGIPSRFRKLPFILAAAAALATSVAVAGPAGASNWGTHSWTVQVGSESWDQAIQGMAFLPTDITVNAGDTINWEANAAEIHTVSFLATGQSLQPFDPFDPKQLGLVGTESYDGTSYYNSGLMSNVEVPGFKVVESYSLTFPKEGDFTYYCLLHGMAMKGTVHVQEEGSEYPYTQRDYDRSSQAQERSILRDGHRLNDSLAEQATDHLVLAGGDDGIAMVMRFVQAAVTVHVGDKVVFSNPGMDAPHTVTFGAEPANVFVPSGDPTQFSGGDLNSGIIPANAGPASSFEVTFTKAGTFKYICALHDYMGMVGEVRVVD, encoded by the coding sequence ATGAAGCATCTTCAGGGCATTCCCAGCAGATTCCGCAAACTACCGTTCATTCTTGCGGCCGCCGCTGCGCTGGCAACATCAGTGGCCGTCGCCGGTCCGGCAGGTGCATCCAACTGGGGGACGCATTCCTGGACAGTTCAAGTCGGCTCCGAATCCTGGGACCAGGCAATTCAGGGCATGGCCTTCCTCCCCACAGACATCACAGTCAACGCCGGGGACACCATCAACTGGGAGGCGAACGCGGCCGAAATACACACCGTGTCTTTCCTCGCCACGGGCCAATCGCTGCAGCCCTTTGATCCGTTTGACCCTAAGCAACTGGGCCTGGTGGGTACGGAGAGCTACGACGGGACTTCCTATTACAACTCGGGGCTCATGTCCAACGTCGAGGTTCCGGGGTTTAAAGTCGTGGAAAGCTACAGCCTGACGTTCCCGAAGGAGGGGGACTTCACGTACTACTGCCTCCTTCACGGCATGGCCATGAAGGGGACCGTCCACGTCCAGGAAGAAGGGTCGGAGTACCCCTATACCCAGAGGGACTACGATCGCTCGTCCCAGGCACAGGAACGGTCCATCCTTCGTGACGGACACCGGCTAAACGATTCCTTGGCCGAGCAAGCCACTGATCATCTGGTGCTGGCAGGCGGCGACGACGGCATTGCGATGGTCATGCGCTTCGTCCAGGCAGCTGTGACAGTGCACGTGGGCGACAAAGTGGTCTTCAGCAACCCCGGAATGGATGCGCCCCACACGGTCACCTTCGGCGCTGAGCCGGCGAATGTCTTCGTCCCGTCAGGTGACCCTACCCAGTTCAGCGGCGGCGATCTCAACTCAGGGATCATTCCCGCGAATGCAGGTCCGGCGTCATCATTCGAGGTCACGTTCACCAAAGCGGGCACCTTCAAGTACATCTGCGCACTGCATGACTATATGGGGATGGTGGGTGAGGTCAGGGTCGTAGACTGA
- a CDS encoding YccF domain-containing protein: MKTLLNIIWLVFGGLWLALGYFLAGIICCLLIVTIPWGIASFRIAAYTLWPFGRMVVDKPGGTGVFALLGNVIWLVVAGIWIAIGHVGTAIAMAVTIIGIPLAIANLKLIPVSLMPLGKQIVPTNRPFVTGYR; the protein is encoded by the coding sequence ATGAAGACTCTGCTCAACATCATCTGGCTGGTATTCGGCGGACTCTGGCTTGCCCTGGGCTATTTCCTGGCGGGCATCATCTGCTGCCTGCTGATCGTCACCATCCCGTGGGGCATCGCCTCGTTCCGCATTGCCGCGTACACACTCTGGCCGTTCGGGCGCATGGTGGTGGACAAGCCGGGCGGAACAGGCGTGTTCGCGCTGCTGGGCAATGTCATCTGGCTGGTGGTGGCCGGCATCTGGATCGCGATCGGCCACGTGGGCACGGCCATTGCCATGGCGGTCACCATCATCGGTATCCCGCTGGCCATCGCCAACCTCAAGCTCATCCCGGTCTCCCTGATGCCGCTGGGCAAGCAGATCGTTCCCACCAACCGCCCATTCGTCACCGGCTACCGCTGA
- a CDS encoding phosphoribosylanthranilate isomerase, producing the protein MFVKVCGLSTPESVREAVKAGADAVGFVLTASPRVVSPSQVSTLLADVPEGVLAVGVFRHEPVADAIAIARSAGLEWVQLHADLTPEDVTTVHDAGMKLIRAVTMAATADAFADWGEELLLIDAAVPGSGQAWDYASMVDVTALQDRKWLLAGGLDPDTVAHATAASGAWGVDVSSGVEVSRGVKDLAKIRAFVKAAKG; encoded by the coding sequence ATGTTCGTCAAAGTCTGTGGTCTCAGTACGCCCGAATCCGTCCGTGAGGCCGTGAAGGCCGGGGCGGACGCCGTCGGCTTTGTCCTGACGGCCAGCCCGCGGGTGGTCTCGCCGTCGCAGGTTTCCACTCTTCTGGCCGACGTGCCGGAAGGGGTACTTGCCGTCGGCGTTTTCCGGCATGAACCTGTCGCCGATGCCATTGCCATCGCCCGTTCCGCCGGACTCGAGTGGGTCCAACTCCATGCAGACCTCACCCCGGAGGACGTCACAACAGTGCACGACGCCGGCATGAAGCTGATCAGGGCGGTCACCATGGCAGCCACTGCGGACGCGTTCGCCGACTGGGGCGAGGAACTCCTGTTGATTGACGCCGCCGTGCCCGGGTCCGGACAGGCCTGGGACTACGCCTCCATGGTGGACGTGACTGCGCTCCAGGACCGCAAGTGGCTGCTGGCCGGCGGACTGGACCCGGACACCGTGGCGCACGCCACCGCAGCCTCAGGTGCCTGGGGAGTAGATGTCAGCTCCGGCGTCGAGGTTTCCCGTGGTGTGAAGGACCTGGCGAAGATCCGGGCCTTCGTGAAAGCGGCCAAGGGCTGA
- a CDS encoding aminoglycoside phosphotransferase family protein — MHQGITEDQSRLLTSWLGEFSVVQDYSWPLQDTNVLHVATLPGEEFIVKASTTSHHIHREIAAHAGGFAGLHGRVPALRHASAKAGMLVMEFLPGVLVEGTMAEDDPETYRQAGELLARIHRPAGDSSTYAPALTAKTRAWMDRADGLLPESQLDSFEQELDALRPGVARLVATHGDYQPRNWLQDNGQIKVIDFGRAEPRPWVHDLVRLSHQQFVHRPELADAFREGLGKTVGRAELDVWRLENLNQAIGTVVWANQVGDTAFEQAGREMVERVLSGL, encoded by the coding sequence ATGCACCAGGGGATCACCGAGGACCAGAGCCGCCTGCTGACATCCTGGCTTGGGGAATTCAGCGTGGTGCAGGATTACTCCTGGCCCTTACAGGACACCAACGTCCTCCACGTTGCCACACTGCCGGGCGAAGAATTCATCGTCAAGGCGAGCACCACAAGCCACCATATCCACCGCGAGATCGCCGCCCATGCCGGCGGTTTCGCAGGGCTCCATGGCCGTGTGCCGGCGTTGCGGCATGCATCGGCGAAGGCCGGGATGCTGGTGATGGAGTTCCTGCCGGGGGTCCTGGTCGAGGGGACAATGGCCGAGGATGATCCGGAAACCTACCGCCAGGCGGGGGAGTTGCTGGCGAGGATTCACCGGCCCGCCGGGGACTCGTCCACCTACGCACCAGCTCTCACCGCAAAGACCCGGGCGTGGATGGACCGCGCCGACGGGCTGCTGCCGGAATCGCAACTCGACAGCTTTGAACAGGAGCTGGACGCACTGCGGCCGGGCGTGGCGCGGCTCGTGGCAACGCACGGCGATTACCAGCCTAGGAACTGGCTGCAGGACAACGGACAGATCAAGGTCATCGACTTTGGCCGTGCTGAACCGCGTCCGTGGGTGCACGATCTGGTGCGGCTCAGCCACCAGCAGTTCGTCCACAGGCCCGAACTGGCGGACGCGTTCCGTGAGGGCCTGGGCAAAACGGTGGGACGGGCGGAGTTGGACGTCTGGCGGCTGGAGAACCTGAACCAAGCCATCGGCACGGTGGTGTGGGCCAACCAGGTGGGGGACACAGCCTTCGAACAGGCCGGGCGGGAAATGGTGGAGCGTGTGCTGTCCGGCCTCTGA
- a CDS encoding HutD family protein yields MEIIRFAELRSEPWRNGGGVTRELASHPKAASAQDGAWDWRVSIADVSNAGDFSAFPGMERVLTVIDGELLLLTVDGDEHPLEKYRPFRFSGEAAAHGALPTGDIRDLNVITRTGSFKGFTSIIELSKKRAHPVFEGQLAVLLQGQATVSAGNVSVSAEAAEPATAVEADGDEAAPAPTDPEALNRYDAVVGSDTGTPEILGRGFLAVVSIDRVTA; encoded by the coding sequence ATGGAGATCATCCGCTTCGCAGAACTCAGGTCCGAACCGTGGCGCAACGGCGGCGGGGTGACCCGGGAGCTTGCCAGCCACCCGAAGGCCGCCTCGGCGCAGGACGGCGCCTGGGACTGGCGCGTCAGCATCGCCGACGTCAGCAATGCGGGGGATTTCTCGGCGTTCCCGGGCATGGAACGCGTGCTGACCGTGATCGACGGCGAACTCCTCCTTCTCACCGTGGACGGCGACGAGCACCCGCTGGAAAAGTACCGGCCCTTCAGGTTCTCCGGCGAAGCTGCTGCGCACGGGGCCCTGCCCACCGGGGACATCCGCGACCTGAACGTCATCACCCGGACGGGTTCGTTCAAAGGCTTCACCTCCATCATCGAGCTCTCCAAGAAGCGCGCGCACCCGGTTTTTGAGGGCCAGCTCGCTGTGCTGCTGCAGGGCCAGGCCACCGTCAGCGCGGGCAACGTCAGCGTCAGCGCCGAAGCCGCGGAACCTGCAACGGCCGTGGAAGCCGACGGCGACGAAGCCGCCCCGGCACCCACGGATCCCGAGGCACTCAACCGGTATGACGCCGTCGTCGGCTCCGATACCGGGACCCCCGAAATCCTGGGCCGCGGTTTCCTGGCCGTGGTCTCGATCGACCGCGTGACTGCCTGA
- a CDS encoding ferritin has product MTTTPFNALLSTQIGNEFAASQQYIAVATWFANQDLPQLARYFYRQSVEERNHAMMMVQYMLDRDIEFTIPGVPTVRNDFSSVTEPLAVALEQEKEVTAAIEALFRAARTEDDALGEQFMLWFLKEQVEEVASMTTLLNIAERADNLFDIENFIARETVGNAGRDSSAPEAAGGAL; this is encoded by the coding sequence ATGACCACCACACCCTTTAATGCGCTCCTGTCCACCCAGATCGGCAACGAGTTCGCGGCCTCGCAGCAGTACATTGCCGTGGCCACCTGGTTCGCCAACCAGGACCTCCCGCAGCTGGCCCGCTACTTCTACCGGCAGTCGGTGGAAGAACGGAACCACGCCATGATGATGGTGCAGTACATGCTGGACCGCGACATTGAGTTCACCATCCCGGGCGTCCCCACCGTGCGCAACGATTTCTCCTCCGTGACCGAGCCGCTGGCCGTGGCGCTCGAGCAGGAGAAAGAAGTGACGGCCGCGATCGAGGCACTGTTCCGTGCGGCCCGCACCGAGGACGATGCCCTGGGCGAACAGTTCATGCTCTGGTTCCTCAAGGAGCAGGTGGAAGAGGTCGCCTCCATGACCACCCTCCTGAACATCGCCGAGCGTGCGGACAACCTTTTCGACATCGAGAACTTCATCGCCCGCGAAACCGTTGGCAACGCGGGCCGCGACTCCTCCGCTCCGGAAGCTGCCGGCGGCGCTCTCTAA
- a CDS encoding SMR family transporter, translating into MSWLILILSGALEAVWAAALHRTFQASGRRRLAPVLLFLVSVLASMAGLAIAMQSIPTGTAYAVWVGVGVVLTSAYAIITKAERPTTARLLLLTGIAACVVGLKVVA; encoded by the coding sequence ATGTCGTGGTTAATTCTCATTCTTTCCGGAGCGCTGGAAGCCGTCTGGGCCGCAGCCCTGCACCGGACCTTCCAGGCCTCCGGCCGGCGCCGGCTCGCCCCCGTGCTCCTCTTCCTGGTCTCCGTCCTCGCCAGCATGGCCGGCCTCGCCATCGCCATGCAGTCCATCCCCACCGGCACCGCCTACGCGGTATGGGTAGGCGTGGGCGTGGTGCTGACGTCCGCATACGCGATCATCACCAAGGCGGAACGTCCGACGACGGCGCGCCTGCTTCTGCTCACCGGCATCGCCGCGTGCGTGGTTGGCCTGAAGGTGGTGGCGTAA
- a CDS encoding multidrug efflux SMR transporter, with product MTKRSAAWLMLLASAVLEAVWATALGQSDGFTRPLPTLVFGVTATLSMIGLGLAIRSIPLGTAYAVWVGIGAALTVGWAMATGVEPFSMLKVLFIAGIVGCAAGLKALPAAKPGGKPGPVWPASGTVE from the coding sequence ATGACCAAGCGTTCCGCTGCCTGGCTGATGCTGCTCGCCTCCGCCGTCCTGGAAGCCGTCTGGGCCACCGCACTGGGCCAGTCCGACGGCTTTACCCGGCCCCTGCCCACTCTTGTTTTCGGAGTGACGGCCACCCTCAGCATGATCGGCCTCGGCCTGGCCATCCGCAGCATCCCGCTCGGCACCGCTTACGCCGTTTGGGTGGGGATCGGGGCGGCCCTGACGGTGGGCTGGGCGATGGCCACCGGCGTCGAGCCCTTCAGCATGCTGAAGGTGCTGTTCATCGCGGGGATTGTGGGCTGCGCGGCCGGGCTGAAGGCCCTGCCGGCGGCCAAGCCGGGGGGCAAGCCGGGGCCGGTCTGGCCGGCGTCGGGAACGGTCGAATAG
- a CDS encoding sulfite exporter TauE/SafE family protein, translating to MTTTELIIAALIVAVAVVAQAGTGSGFGIVSSPLLLIISPHLVPGPLLLVSVVVMLFVGWQNRRGLRHVDLKLAIAGCLPGAVAGLWVLPLLNGKWTGMIVGGLVVASVLTGLTGFRIPQNRLSLFIAGLIGGVLGTVASTSGPPLVVVYRSEDPDRYRANLSLFFLVSSVVSLLALAGAGSFATQDLLLTSWLLPGVALGALASRPVVKRISAAAIRPAALSLCLIAGVSLLIKGALA from the coding sequence ATGACCACCACGGAACTCATCATCGCGGCTCTGATAGTTGCCGTCGCCGTGGTGGCACAGGCCGGCACCGGGTCCGGATTCGGGATCGTCTCCTCCCCGCTGCTGCTTATCATCAGCCCGCATCTGGTGCCCGGCCCGCTGCTTCTCGTTTCGGTGGTGGTCATGCTGTTCGTGGGCTGGCAGAACCGGAGGGGACTGCGGCACGTGGATCTCAAGCTGGCCATTGCAGGGTGCCTGCCCGGTGCCGTTGCCGGACTGTGGGTGCTGCCCCTGCTGAACGGCAAATGGACCGGGATGATCGTGGGCGGGCTGGTGGTGGCCAGTGTGCTCACCGGACTCACGGGGTTCCGTATCCCGCAGAACCGTTTGTCCCTGTTCATTGCCGGGCTGATCGGCGGTGTTCTGGGTACGGTTGCCTCGACCTCAGGGCCGCCGCTCGTGGTGGTTTACCGGAGCGAGGACCCGGACCGGTACCGAGCCAACCTCTCCCTGTTTTTTCTGGTTTCGTCGGTGGTCTCGTTGCTCGCCCTGGCGGGCGCCGGTTCTTTCGCCACACAGGATTTGCTGCTCACCAGCTGGCTGCTGCCGGGCGTTGCCCTTGGGGCACTGGCCTCGCGGCCGGTGGTGAAGCGGATTTCCGCCGCCGCCATCCGCCCCGCGGCCCTCAGCCTGTGCCTGATTGCCGGGGTGAGCCTGCTGATCAAAGGCGCTCTTGCGTGA